Proteins encoded together in one Nocardioides marinisabuli window:
- a CDS encoding GDP-mannose 4,6-dehydratase, which yields MSTPPAGRPRTALVTGVAGQDGVYLARHLRSLGYHVVGTLRPGSRWAPLTLGRAYAYLDGVQLVDLDQRDHEGWAAVLEGLRPDEVYNLAGFSSVGASWGHAEVVAETNGLAVLRMLEELVAFRNRHGWAPRFFQPSSSEMFGTSDQQPQTEGTPHHPRSPYATSKSFAHHLVVNYRESYGLFTATGTLYNHESPLRGEQFVTRKITRSVAEIALGRRDEVVLGNLDVRRDWGFAGDYAVAMHRMLQLDDPQDFIVATGTSRPLAEVVEVAFAAAGLGSGQGHLRQDPALMRPADVADLVGDPTKAREQLGWTPSVTFEQVIEHMVRVDITRLESGVEDAVSYLEPSVTL from the coding sequence ATGAGCACCCCTCCCGCCGGTCGTCCGCGCACCGCTCTCGTCACCGGCGTCGCAGGCCAGGACGGCGTCTACCTCGCGCGGCACCTGCGCTCGCTCGGCTACCACGTGGTCGGCACCCTGCGCCCCGGCAGCCGCTGGGCGCCACTGACGCTGGGGCGGGCCTACGCCTACCTCGACGGCGTGCAGCTGGTCGACCTCGACCAGCGCGACCACGAGGGCTGGGCGGCGGTGCTCGAGGGCCTGCGGCCCGACGAGGTCTACAACCTGGCCGGCTTCTCCTCGGTGGGTGCGTCGTGGGGGCACGCCGAAGTGGTCGCCGAGACCAACGGGCTGGCGGTGCTGCGGATGCTCGAGGAGCTGGTGGCCTTCCGCAACCGGCACGGCTGGGCGCCGCGATTCTTCCAGCCGTCGAGCTCGGAGATGTTCGGCACCTCCGACCAGCAGCCCCAGACCGAGGGCACCCCCCACCACCCGCGGTCGCCGTACGCGACCTCGAAGTCGTTCGCGCACCACCTCGTGGTCAACTACCGCGAGTCCTACGGCCTCTTCACCGCCACCGGCACGCTGTACAACCACGAGAGCCCGCTGCGCGGGGAGCAGTTCGTGACGCGCAAGATCACCCGCTCGGTCGCCGAGATCGCGCTGGGGCGTCGCGACGAGGTGGTCCTGGGCAACCTCGACGTACGCCGCGACTGGGGCTTCGCGGGCGACTACGCCGTCGCGATGCACCGGATGCTCCAGCTCGACGACCCGCAGGACTTCATCGTCGCCACCGGCACCTCCCGCCCGCTGGCCGAGGTGGTCGAGGTCGCCTTCGCCGCCGCGGGTCTGGGGTCGGGGCAGGGGCACCTGCGCCAGGACCCGGCGCTGATGCGGCCCGCCGACGTCGCCGACCTCGTCGGCGACCCCACCAAGGCGCGCGAGCAGCTCGGCTGGACCCCCAGCGTCACCTTCGAGCAGGTCATCGAGCACATGGTGCGCGTCGACATCACCCGCCTCGAGAGCGGCGTCGAGGACGCGGTCTCCTACCTGGAGCCGAGCGTCACGCTCTGA
- a CDS encoding DUF4395 domain-containing protein, whose amino-acid sequence MSSTTTERPQAPVTTATRPTTGTGAPAGIDPRGPQFAAGVTALVLIAILGLPPVAALVLTIVQASLFALGAARGVQHTPHSWAFKRFIRPRLGAPDELEDPAPPRFAQSVGLVFTLVAIAGYVAGLTVLAQVAIGFALVAATLNAVFRFCLGCEMYLLIKRATA is encoded by the coding sequence ATGTCCAGCACGACCACCGAGCGCCCGCAGGCGCCCGTCACCACCGCCACCCGCCCCACGACGGGCACCGGCGCCCCCGCAGGCATCGACCCGCGTGGCCCGCAGTTCGCCGCCGGCGTCACCGCGCTGGTGCTCATCGCGATCCTCGGCCTCCCGCCGGTCGCGGCCCTGGTGCTGACGATCGTCCAGGCCTCGCTCTTCGCGCTCGGCGCCGCCCGCGGCGTGCAGCACACCCCGCACTCGTGGGCCTTCAAGCGGTTCATCCGGCCGCGGCTCGGCGCCCCCGACGAGCTCGAGGACCCGGCCCCGCCGCGCTTCGCGCAGAGCGTCGGGCTGGTCTTCACCCTCGTCGCGATCGCCGGGTACGTCGCCGGGCTCACCGTCCTGGCCCAGGTCGCGATCGGCTTCGCGCTGGTCGCCGCCACCCTCAACGCCGTCTTCCGCTTCTGCCTGGGCTGCGAGATGTACCTGCTCATCAAGCGCGCTACCGCCTGA
- a CDS encoding sulfurtransferase translates to MTRENSLVTTQWVEEHAHDDNVVLIEVDEDTTAYDKGHIAGAIKLDWTTDLQDQVRRDFVNKRQFEELLSERGISNDDTVVLYGGNNNWFAAYAYWYFTLYGHADVKLMDGGRKKWELDSRPLTDEVPTREKTTYTATEQDRSIRAFRDDTVAAIGTQNLIDVRSPDEYAGRLLAPAHLPQEQAQRAGHVPTSLNVPWSKNCNDDGTFKSDEDLKALYAEVGIDDSKDTIALCRIGERSSLTWFVLKELLGHQNVKNYDGSWTEYGSLVGVPIALGDEPGSAEGDA, encoded by the coding sequence ATGACCCGCGAGAACAGCCTCGTCACCACCCAGTGGGTGGAGGAGCACGCCCACGACGACAACGTCGTCCTCATCGAGGTCGACGAGGACACCACGGCCTACGACAAGGGCCACATCGCCGGCGCCATCAAGCTCGACTGGACCACCGACCTGCAGGACCAGGTGCGCCGCGACTTCGTCAACAAGCGCCAGTTCGAGGAGCTGCTCAGCGAGCGCGGCATCTCCAACGACGACACCGTGGTGCTCTACGGCGGCAACAACAACTGGTTCGCCGCCTACGCCTACTGGTACTTCACGCTCTACGGCCACGCCGACGTCAAGCTCATGGACGGTGGCCGCAAGAAGTGGGAGCTCGACTCGCGCCCGCTGACCGACGAGGTGCCCACCCGCGAGAAGACGACGTATACCGCGACCGAGCAGGACCGCTCGATCCGCGCCTTCCGCGACGACACCGTCGCCGCGATCGGCACCCAGAACCTCATCGACGTGCGCAGCCCCGACGAGTACGCCGGCCGGCTGCTCGCCCCGGCCCACCTGCCGCAGGAGCAGGCCCAGCGCGCCGGCCACGTGCCGACCAGCCTCAACGTGCCGTGGAGCAAGAACTGCAACGACGACGGCACCTTCAAGTCCGACGAGGACCTCAAGGCGCTCTACGCCGAGGTCGGCATCGACGACTCCAAGGACACCATCGCCCTGTGCCGCATCGGTGAGCGCTCGTCGCTGACCTGGTTCGTGCTCAAGGAGCTCCTCGGCCACCAGAACGTGAAGAACTACGACGGCTCCTGGACCGAGTACGGCTCCCTGGTCGGCGTCCCGATCGCGCTCGGCGACGAGCCCGGCTCGGCCGAGGGTGACGCCTGA
- a CDS encoding DUF1416 domain-containing protein: MCGATQGGLSLDGVDVAKEAVVQGQVLRDGEPVASAYVRLLDRTGEFTAEVPTSATGHFRFFAGNGEWTLRTLAPKADPVDRKVVAQVGQVAEVSISV, translated from the coding sequence ATGTGCGGCGCGACCCAGGGCGGGCTCTCGCTCGACGGCGTCGACGTGGCCAAGGAGGCCGTGGTGCAGGGCCAGGTGCTGCGCGACGGTGAGCCCGTGGCCAGCGCCTACGTGCGCCTGCTCGACCGCACCGGCGAGTTCACCGCCGAGGTCCCCACCTCCGCCACCGGGCACTTCCGGTTCTTCGCCGGCAACGGCGAGTGGACCCTGCGCACCCTGGCCCCCAAGGCCGACCCCGTCGACCGCAAGGTCGTCGCCCAGGTCGGCCAGGTCGCCGAGGTCTCGATCAGCGTCTGA
- a CDS encoding type IV toxin-antitoxin system AbiEi family antitoxin: MDELNAFGWSGDEFWTALRAALTEWDVHLEPDEELRERGRGHALVQVADQHQQYAAVVATSLAVRAAAAQTGWSGSHRLVVSDKISPRAGELLRRSGIDYLDLTGAASLRFGSVVVALSGSGRPPMRLKPPASTELLVLAEPRATNLFSAARAQVVAALLAWPQIVAEPVRRIAEHAGVSIGLVHDVLRLLDEDGYLARWGSKDLAVADASRLLDAWTAAYRSGLRKRLHLGSFRSELSRWDPTPQGVLVGGEMAVQDLISAASVTVYAHRLDTSLLAGQRMVPTQEGANTEVLHRFWSVPPGVDATVIPWPLTYAELATSPDARVRESAATFRGVRAG, from the coding sequence GTGGACGAATTGAACGCCTTCGGCTGGTCAGGGGATGAGTTCTGGACCGCTCTGCGAGCGGCCCTGACCGAGTGGGACGTCCACCTGGAGCCTGACGAGGAGCTGCGCGAGCGGGGCCGAGGTCACGCGTTGGTCCAGGTGGCCGACCAGCACCAGCAGTACGCCGCGGTCGTCGCGACGTCGCTGGCGGTCCGCGCCGCAGCGGCTCAGACGGGGTGGAGCGGGAGCCACAGACTGGTGGTCTCCGACAAGATCTCCCCCCGGGCAGGAGAGCTGCTGCGCCGAAGCGGCATCGACTATCTCGACCTCACCGGCGCAGCCAGCCTGCGCTTCGGCTCGGTGGTGGTGGCACTCAGCGGCTCCGGACGGCCCCCGATGCGCCTGAAGCCGCCGGCCTCGACGGAGCTGCTCGTCCTCGCTGAGCCGCGGGCCACGAACTTGTTCAGTGCTGCGCGGGCACAGGTGGTGGCGGCGCTGCTCGCCTGGCCGCAGATCGTGGCGGAGCCCGTGCGCCGGATCGCCGAGCACGCCGGTGTGTCGATCGGCTTGGTCCACGACGTGCTGAGGCTCCTCGACGAGGACGGATATCTTGCTAGGTGGGGCTCGAAGGACCTGGCGGTCGCCGACGCCTCACGACTCCTGGACGCCTGGACCGCGGCCTACCGGTCCGGCCTGCGCAAGCGGCTGCACCTCGGCTCGTTCCGCAGCGAGCTGAGCAGATGGGACCCGACTCCTCAGGGGGTGCTCGTCGGGGGCGAGATGGCGGTCCAGGACCTCATCAGTGCGGCGTCCGTGACCGTTTACGCCCACCGTCTCGACACCTCCCTGCTGGCTGGCCAGCGCATGGTCCCGACACAGGAGGGAGCGAACACCGAGGTGCTGCACCGCTTCTGGTCGGTCCCTCCAGGCGTGGACGCGACTGTCATTCCATGGCCGTTGACCTACGCGGAGCTCGCGACCTCGCCTGACGCCCGAGTCCGCGAGTCGGCCGCCACCTTCCGGGGCGTTCGTGCTGGCTGA